A section of the Mesorhizobium loti genome encodes:
- a CDS encoding bacteriophage abortive infection AbiH family protein: protein MSDTLYIIGNGFDRYHDIPSDYVDFGRYLKQVDLATYREVETYFAVDDAFWWEFEARLADFDVDTVIDYASQFLMSYGAEDWSDSGHHDYQYELNRVVEAISSTMRARFADWIRQLRIPAANSFTGKPLPLDPTARYLNFNYTPTLQKAYGIADSQVLHIHGQASSSADQLVLGHAWQRTLADSLNHGVDVEAADTRVLEGNRIVDDYFSATFKPTHKIILQQQPFFHSLRSVRRILVMGHSLSEVDAPYLEEITKHIDATTVTWKVSYHSNPAAAQAPMSELGIDPGLISLARLIDF from the coding sequence ATGAGCGACACGTTATACATCATCGGCAATGGCTTTGACCGCTATCACGATATTCCATCGGATTACGTGGACTTCGGCCGATATCTCAAGCAAGTCGATCTGGCCACCTATCGCGAAGTCGAGACATATTTTGCAGTCGACGACGCGTTCTGGTGGGAATTCGAGGCGAGGCTGGCCGACTTCGATGTCGACACGGTTATTGACTATGCCTCTCAATTTCTCATGTCCTATGGAGCGGAGGACTGGAGTGATTCAGGCCATCACGACTATCAGTATGAACTGAACCGCGTCGTCGAGGCTATTTCTTCTACAATGCGGGCACGGTTCGCCGATTGGATTCGACAGCTTCGCATCCCCGCAGCCAATTCATTCACCGGCAAACCTTTACCGCTCGACCCGACCGCGCGTTATCTCAACTTCAATTATACGCCGACACTTCAGAAGGCCTATGGAATTGCCGATAGCCAGGTTCTGCACATTCACGGGCAAGCCAGTAGCTCTGCTGACCAACTCGTGCTCGGCCATGCATGGCAGCGCACTTTGGCGGACTCCCTCAATCACGGCGTTGATGTCGAGGCTGCGGACACACGCGTCCTTGAGGGCAACAGGATCGTCGACGACTATTTTTCGGCGACGTTCAAGCCGACCCATAAAATCATCCTGCAGCAGCAGCCGTTCTTCCATAGCCTGAGATCAGTGCGTCGAATCCTCGTCATGGGACACTCCCTTTCTGAGGTGGACGCGCCATATCTCGAGGAAATAACCAAGCACATCGACGCAACAACGGTGACGTGGAAGGTTAGTTATCACAGTAATCCAGCGGCGGCGCAGGCTCCAATGTCGGAGCTGGGAATTGATCCTGGTCTTATAAGCCTCGCACGTTTGATCGATTTCTGA
- a CDS encoding restriction endonuclease → MSIAQTVRPIHFEDFSGSEFERLVFAYHLCEGWTDLAWYGQAGSDQGRDIVGTRPFDDRPDERTVIQCVNRASLTQTKAEKDMSAAIGAAFGRPATFKFVCRCSVSAQRRDEVKAAANKLGVARVTIWSGSEFEEHLRLRAEFLLRRLVEGVPFPDTAAELRDFVDRFSAITDDQTLAMLARAFDRPAFRTPFQQESNLPAFLQAVEDTIRVLSTGIWQTREGVEIHRLPSLHHIRDPSVRSALEATVRELDNLRRRYKTLLSTGAIRPCGCGDPSCPTFMLTDAAAREMDRARDRVLTAFRKPYPSFSVTLE, encoded by the coding sequence ATGAGTATCGCCCAGACAGTTCGACCGATTCATTTCGAGGATTTCAGTGGGTCCGAGTTCGAACGACTTGTCTTTGCCTATCACCTCTGTGAGGGATGGACCGACCTCGCATGGTACGGCCAGGCCGGCAGCGACCAAGGGCGAGACATCGTCGGCACTCGGCCATTCGACGACCGGCCGGACGAACGGACTGTCATTCAATGCGTAAACCGCGCAAGTCTTACTCAGACAAAGGCCGAGAAGGATATGTCCGCGGCAATCGGTGCTGCGTTCGGGCGCCCGGCGACATTTAAGTTTGTTTGCCGATGCAGCGTCTCCGCTCAGCGGCGGGACGAAGTGAAAGCTGCGGCCAACAAGCTGGGAGTGGCTCGCGTCACGATCTGGTCGGGCTCAGAGTTTGAAGAACATCTGAGGCTCCGCGCCGAGTTCCTCCTTCGACGTCTGGTCGAAGGGGTCCCCTTTCCCGACACCGCGGCTGAACTGCGCGATTTCGTTGACCGGTTCTCGGCTATTACCGATGACCAGACACTGGCGATGCTTGCGCGGGCCTTCGATAGACCGGCCTTTCGAACACCCTTTCAGCAGGAGAGTAACCTTCCAGCCTTCCTACAGGCCGTCGAAGACACCATTCGCGTGCTGAGCACCGGCATCTGGCAAACCCGTGAAGGCGTAGAAATCCATCGCCTTCCCTCGTTGCATCACATCCGTGATCCAAGCGTCCGATCGGCCCTCGAAGCGACGGTGCGTGAACTAGATAACCTTCGTCGCCGCTATAAAACCTTGCTTTCAACCGGTGCGATCAGGCCGTGCGGCTGTGGCGATCCGTCCTGTCCGACCTTCATGTTGACCGATGCCGCTGCCCGGGAAATGGACCGCGCCCGCGATCGCGTCCTTACTGCATTTCGAAAGCCATATCCGAGCTTCAGCGTAACTCTGGAATAA
- a CDS encoding restriction endonuclease, which produces MTANRHRDPEWREFERLIARIEADAGPRGLIVKSPDRLRCRLTGRLREVDASIRAKVGTTEMLVTIECRRRSRLQDVTWIEQLATKKSSIGADRTIAVTASGFSPEAQIAASHAGISLRKISEITVAEINSILLRLDFVLFWHRACGIARIGIRRFRSLDWKVPSTQDVDFTLPEDTDPLAPIFRNTESDATWSLTDLWHQIQGAADPFDGIQKAQPPAFRTACFPYPGSVTLTTADGPCVLGDVLLTVALWIEAEQITLDAAHKVEYASDEMAAIQRVEFASRRRKTNDWRISLQIPKDSEDPANLRTGTNWLDAEK; this is translated from the coding sequence ATGACCGCGAACCGACATCGGGATCCCGAATGGCGCGAATTCGAACGCCTGATCGCGCGGATCGAGGCCGACGCAGGCCCCCGGGGGCTGATCGTCAAGTCACCGGATCGTCTGCGTTGCAGGCTCACAGGTCGGCTGAGGGAAGTGGATGCCAGCATTCGTGCCAAAGTCGGCACGACCGAAATGCTTGTCACGATCGAATGTCGACGCAGATCAAGACTGCAGGATGTCACCTGGATCGAGCAGCTAGCCACAAAGAAGTCTTCGATTGGCGCGGATCGAACCATTGCCGTCACTGCATCTGGTTTTTCCCCGGAGGCTCAGATTGCCGCGTCTCATGCGGGCATTTCCCTGCGGAAAATTTCGGAAATTACGGTTGCGGAAATCAACTCGATCTTGTTGCGACTGGACTTTGTGCTCTTTTGGCATAGGGCCTGCGGCATTGCACGGATCGGCATCCGGAGGTTCCGTTCGCTCGATTGGAAAGTTCCCAGTACGCAGGACGTGGATTTTACTTTACCGGAGGATACTGATCCGCTCGCGCCGATCTTTCGCAACACCGAGTCCGACGCAACTTGGTCTTTAACTGATCTGTGGCACCAAATCCAAGGGGCTGCAGATCCGTTTGACGGCATTCAAAAGGCGCAACCGCCTGCGTTCCGCACCGCATGCTTTCCTTATCCCGGCTCAGTCACCCTCACCACCGCCGACGGCCCCTGCGTGCTCGGTGACGTCCTACTGACGGTCGCGCTTTGGATAGAGGCCGAGCAGATCACTCTCGATGCGGCGCACAAGGTCGAGTACGCATCCGACGAGATGGCCGCGATCCAGCGCGTCGAATTCGCCTCGCGCCGGCGAAAAACGAACGATTGGCGCATCTCCCTCCAGATCCCAAAAGACTCCGAGGATCCCGCCAATCTCCGAACAGGAACCAATTGGCTTGATGCCGAGAAATAG